The DNA segment GCAGGCGCGACGGCAAAACTTGTACGCGAAATATCTGCCACATCATCTTTGCCCTGAAGTATTTGGGTTACCTTATCCTTAAGTTCCGGATCAGTCACAATTACAGCCTCCCAAGGCTGGCTGTTAAATCCAGAAGGTGCCCAACGTGCTGCTTCCACTATTTTTCCTACATCTTCTGAGGATACAGGATCAGGAAGAAACTTTCTGATAGTACGTCGATTTTTAACCAATTCAAGAAATATATTGTAGTCCATGTTTTTCTCCTTAGAGACTTTTTTGTAACGATCGTTACAAAAAAGTCTAAAAATATTATATGCATCTCTACTAAGAGGCAGAGACGACGAGCTAATTAAGTAATGATGTTGCTAAGGATACGATGCGATCTAAGGACGCACGATCCGGTGCACATTTGGCTGAAACACGAAGACCAAGTAACGTGTTATAAAAGAACTCGGCTGCTGCTTTTGGGTTAAGATCAGGCGATGCACCTGCTTCTTGCGCTTTCATGACAGCCTTTTCAAAAACTTTGACGACATCGGCACGATGGCTCGCCAAAATTTCAGCTACCTCAGAATCACGGGATGCAATTTCGGCTGTCATATTCACATAAAAACAACCACGCCGAAGCGGATCAGCAATAGTCTCTTCCACTATTTTATTAAAGAAAGAGGGAATAGCCTCGCGCGGAGGTACGCTTTCCAAGTCTCTTTTAATTCGTGCAAGACCATTGTCTAAATACCGATTCAACGCCATAAGAAAGAGCGTGTGTTTATCACCAAACGCATTGTACAAACTGCCACGACCGATGCCGAGACGTTCGACTAAATCCTGAATGGATGTAAATTCGTAGCCCAGCTCCCAAAAGAGATCGAGAGCACGGTCAAGAATGACATCCTGATCAAATTCTTTTTTTCTTGCCATAGTTAGAAAATAGCCGTTTGTAACGATCAGTCAATATTTTTATATATGACCGCCCAAATACAACTTTATCGGCATTGCCTTAACCTTTGGGATAAGGTCGCTTGAAACTGACTCACTAAGTCGTACCGTTTTTCTTCTCGAGAGCACGCTTAACAGAACAAACTACTGCGTCCCCAGTCATCAGCGGTTTAAAACAGCCATTACATGACTTACAAAACGCCTTTTCAGTACTACCTGACTTCCAGCGATTAATAAGGTCAGGCTCTGCAATCAGAGGACGAGAAAGTGAGATAAAATCAGCTACACCGTCTTTCAACATAATTTCAGCCACATCTAGAGAGCGAAGACCGCCCACAAGCATCACAGGAACTGACAAATTCTCTTTAAAATAGGCCGCTTGCTTTCTATTATATGCTTCTTTTGCAAAAGAATTAATTCCAAGTCTTGCGATATCACCTGCTAAACCGCTTGAAGTTTCTACAGCATCAATCCCAGCTGCAACGAATTGTTTCGTTGCTTCCAGAGCGTCTTCAAGGGTAACGCCACCTTCGATGAAGTCTTCACTACTGATTTTCAGCAATAGTGGGTAGTCAGGGCCCACAGCTTTACGGGTTGCAGCAATGCTTTCTGCAATAAAGCGAATACGTTTTTCAAGGGTTCCACCGTATTCATCAGTACGGCGATTATCCATAGGAGACAGAACTTGATGCAAGAAATAACCGTGGGCAACATGGAACTGCACTGCATCATATCCAGCCTTCTTAGCACGTACTGTTGCCTGAACAAACGCTTCACCAATGCGTTTAAAGTCGGCAGCATCCATTTCCTTAACATCGTCGCCCATGTCATTATCTTTTGATACTGCCAGCACTGTTAAGCCTGTAGCGGCCTTACTAGTCATTTTTCCGTTATGAAAGATTTGCAGAGCAATTTTGCCACCACCGGCATGAACTGCGTCTGTCGTTCGACGATGGCCTTCAATCTGAGAATCAGCGTAGATACCAGCAATACCTGGTGCACCACCTTCAGGAGACACAGAAGCAGAACCGGCAATAATCAGCCCTACTCCACCCTTTGCTAATGCAGCAAGGGTAGCTGTATGATGCTTAGATACTTCATCGTTAGGTAATGAAGCCCCTTCCGCTGTAGCTGAGCGTACAAAGCTGTTAGCTAACTCAAGTCCGTTGATTCGTTTTTTCTCAAATACTTTCATCATAATTATTTCTTTTGTTTACCCGATTGCCTGAGTGAACTCAGGACAACTTGTTTATTTAGTTCAGGTTACAGCCAAACTCATTAAGACACTTAAGAATGAATAACCTGTACATTCTTAAGAGCTTTTTCGGGCTTCTTTTTTAATTACGCTTTTTTTGCCCGTTCAATGTAGTTATAACTGTCGTCGGAGGTGTCGCGCTTCCCCTTGTATTTATCTGAATAGTTAGCACTCCAAATTGCACTTGCATTCTGATTCTGGTTCCAATCAAAAACGGTAGAACGATGCTTAATCCGCCATTCATCATTTCTTTTTTCAAAGATGAAATGGTGTCTGCCACCAAGAATACCTTCTTTATCCACACCGTCTTCTTCAGCAACATGATATGCCCAGATGTAGCACTCAGCTGTTGCAGTATCGCCATCCAGTTCAATCAACATATTGCTGACTCGGTGCTGGGTTGCCTTCAGAGCCTTAAAGCCTTCCATTCCCTGTGGAACAAACTCCCATGCATTACCGTTGTAGAAAAACAATTCTGGAAAAATTGGATCTTGATGTTCTTCGATAGCGTCATCCCAGTAACATGCTTTCATCAATTCACCATCTACTCGATCAAGAGAACGAGCAAATTTGTACGCTACCTCAGTAATTTCTTATTTATCCCAAAGAACTTGAATTTTTTGTGATTCGGTCATCATATGCTCCTCTAGATTGTTTTTCTTTATTTAGGATAGTTAGCAAACGATGAAAGGCAGCCTTTTAGCTTTTGCTTTCTATTGTCGGCAACTATACTGTAACGATCGTTATAGAAAAGTTTAAAAAAAATCGGATGTAAAAAGTTCTCGCTGAACATGGAGAACTCGTCCTTGACCTCTAACTAAGTATTCTGGAACGATTGGTCAAGTATGAAAGGCAAAATATTTCATCATCCAACTTCCTCTACTTTTTTTATGAAAGATTAAGGTCGTAAGTGACCTTTATAGAACCAAAAAAACGCCCCGCTTACTAGGCGGGACGTTTTTCATACTGCAATTGCAAAACAAGTGTCATAGAAAGCAATGCGAGAGGAATAGTAATTCTATTATACAACCTGAGGGTTATTCAAATAAGTTCGTTTCTTGCAAAGCCGAATCGGTAGAAATAATATTCGTTGAATAAGCTTGGTGCTGTTCAAACTCAGGCTGACTATTATCGATTTTCTTTGAAAATAGCGCAGCCTTAGCGCGTTTTAGGTTTTCATCAGCTTCTGCATAATATGCAGAATGCATGGATATGGCTTTTTCAAAGCACTTAACGGCCTTGTCATAGTTTTGCAGCAGATAATATATGTATCCGATATTATTATACGCTACCGCTTCAGATGCTGACATTCTAAATGCTTCAAAGGCTTCCTGGTAGCGTTCGGTTTTAACCAGAGCTATGCCCAAGTTATTATAGACTCTTTTTTTAGTATTCCCTGCTTTAATAGCATTAATAAAAGCATCTACCGCTTCAGCATGTTTTCCTTGCAACAAATAGCAGGTGCCAAGGTTATTGAGGACATCACCATTATTCGGTTCACATCGTAACGCCTCAAGGAAAAAGTTCTCGCCTTCTAGTGGATCACCATTGTAGTCACTTATAATGCCCATAATTGCATCTGCTTCCCAGTACATACAACCGCCACCGCTGGCTTTTTCCAGATGTTCAGCTGCCTTGTCGTGGTCATTAACAGCAAAATAAACTTTGCCTACCCCTAAGTTGGCATCATGACGATCTGCTTCCTTCTCCAACACAGCAGTGTATTCAACCAAGGCTTTTTCCATAAGCTTTTTACGGAACAGAATATCGCCACGCTTAACACGCAACTCTAAATTTTCTGGCTGGAGATGCAATGCTTTGCTGTACTGCATATAGGCTTGTTCTAAGTTCTCTTGTGCAGCGTATTGATCGCCTTCTCGAACATATGCTTGCCAGGTCATTTCTTCTTTGGGATCATGCTCTTCAAGCCATTCCTGCATACTCGCACTAGATTCAATGTTCTTTTTACAACCGGTGAGTAACAGCCCAAAACACAACAAGATAACACTAAAAACACCCCAAGCAGTTCTCATTACACCCTCTCTTGCGTTATGTTAGTAGATAAACATCTTGGAAATACGAATTACTGCCGGTCCCATGAGAATGAGCATTAACATTGGAAAAATGAACAAGATAAGCGGAATTAAAAGTTTTACAGGGAGTTTGCCTGCCACTTCTTCGGCTCGCTGCATACGCTTTGTTCTTAACGAATCAGAATAGATACGAAGAGTTTGTGATATACTTGTACCAAAGGTTTCAGCTTGGACAAGCATTGCTATAAGGCTATTTAAATCATCACAGTCAGCTCTAACAGCAAGTCGTCTCAGAGCTTCTGTTCTACCTTTACCTGCAAGCAGCTCAAGTGACATCTGTCTAAATTCAGAATGCAGGATTGGACAACTTGTAGCAATTTCGTCTGATACGCGTGCAATGCCTTGCTCCAGTCCCATTCCTGCTTCAATACAAACAACAAGTAAGTCGAGTACCTCTGGAAGCTCCCAGGATATCTCCTGTTTTCTTTTATTGATTCGGTAGGATAACAAAAAAGTAGGGAGAAAAAAGCCCACTCCAGCGGCAACAAATTGTAATACAAATACTTGCATAAGCAGAAGTTGCTCGGGATAGCGACGACCCAACCACCAGACAAAAGCTATTCCAACTAACGCTAATCCTATGCGTACAGCCCAGTATGCCTTTGGTGCCCAAGGCGCACGTAAACCAGCTTTAAATAATTTCAGGCCAAGAGCACTAGTTTTCTCATCATACTTATATGCCGTCGTTTTATTATTATTAGGTTGTGATGGCTCGGGACCACCAACTATCTTTTCAACGCGTTTTTGAACAACCTTTTTGGGATCTTTGCGCATGAAGTAATTCAACAAAAAATATGAAACAACCAAAATAGTTATTCCAACTAAGGCTGGGATTAAAATAAGATAATTCATATGCTATACCTTAATCTTAACCATACGGTACATAACAATTATGCCAAAAAACATTAACCCGCCTACAACCTTTAACAACGAAATCCCTTCTGGGTTAGTATAAAGTAAGCTCATGTATTCAGGATTGAGGTAGAAGATCACCAAACCAATTCCCACAGGAAGAATTGAGAGAATAATGGCGGAA comes from the Halodesulfovibrio marinisediminis DSM 17456 genome and includes:
- a CDS encoding NADH:flavin oxidoreductase, with protein sequence MMKVFEKKRINGLELANSFVRSATAEGASLPNDEVSKHHTATLAALAKGGVGLIIAGSASVSPEGGAPGIAGIYADSQIEGHRRTTDAVHAGGGKIALQIFHNGKMTSKAATGLTVLAVSKDNDMGDDVKEMDAADFKRIGEAFVQATVRAKKAGYDAVQFHVAHGYFLHQVLSPMDNRRTDEYGGTLEKRIRFIAESIAATRKAVGPDYPLLLKISSEDFIEGGVTLEDALEATKQFVAAGIDAVETSSGLAGDIARLGINSFAKEAYNRKQAAYFKENLSVPVMLVGGLRSLDVAEIMLKDGVADFISLSRPLIAEPDLINRWKSGSTEKAFCKSCNGCFKPLMTGDAVVCSVKRALEKKNGTT
- a CDS encoding type II secretion system F family protein; amino-acid sequence: MNYLILIPALVGITILVVSYFLLNYFMRKDPKKVVQKRVEKIVGGPEPSQPNNNKTTAYKYDEKTSALGLKLFKAGLRAPWAPKAYWAVRIGLALVGIAFVWWLGRRYPEQLLLMQVFVLQFVAAGVGFFLPTFLLSYRINKRKQEISWELPEVLDLLVVCIEAGMGLEQGIARVSDEIATSCPILHSEFRQMSLELLAGKGRTEALRRLAVRADCDDLNSLIAMLVQAETFGTSISQTLRIYSDSLRTKRMQRAEEVAGKLPVKLLIPLILFIFPMLMLILMGPAVIRISKMFIY
- a CDS encoding nuclear transport factor 2 family protein; this encodes MTEVAYKFARSLDRVDGELMKACYWDDAIEEHQDPIFPELFFYNGNAWEFVPQGMEGFKALKATQHRVSNMLIELDGDTATAECYIWAYHVAEEDGVDKEGILGGRHHFIFEKRNDEWRIKHRSTVFDWNQNQNASAIWSANYSDKYKGKRDTSDDSYNYIERAKKA
- a CDS encoding tetratricopeptide repeat protein, which produces MRTAWGVFSVILLCFGLLLTGCKKNIESSASMQEWLEEHDPKEEMTWQAYVREGDQYAAQENLEQAYMQYSKALHLQPENLELRVKRGDILFRKKLMEKALVEYTAVLEKEADRHDANLGVGKVYFAVNDHDKAAEHLEKASGGGCMYWEADAIMGIISDYNGDPLEGENFFLEALRCEPNNGDVLNNLGTCYLLQGKHAEAVDAFINAIKAGNTKKRVYNNLGIALVKTERYQEAFEAFRMSASEAVAYNNIGYIYYLLQNYDKAVKCFEKAISMHSAYYAEADENLKRAKAALFSKKIDNSQPEFEQHQAYSTNIISTDSALQETNLFE
- a CDS encoding TetR/AcrR family transcriptional regulator, which translates into the protein MARKKEFDQDVILDRALDLFWELGYEFTSIQDLVERLGIGRGSLYNAFGDKHTLFLMALNRYLDNGLARIKRDLESVPPREAIPSFFNKIVEETIADPLRRGCFYVNMTAEIASRDSEVAEILASHRADVVKVFEKAVMKAQEAGASPDLNPKAAAEFFYNTLLGLRVSAKCAPDRASLDRIVSLATSLLN